ttCTGATCATAatcaaagaatcagaaaaaccATAACTCCAAACACGAACAGCTTCATCACCGAAAAGCTTTCTACTGCCACAGCCGCTCCATAGTAATTTTCAATAGGGTACAAGTCTCCCGGCGGATATGTGAATACGTAATtaggtggaggtggaggtggcgGTGGCGGCAGAGGCGATGGTGGACAGGAAGATTTCTTCGGGGGTGGTGGTGACGGAGGAGGAGGGGAGGGTGTACAAGAAGGAGGTGGCGGAGACGGAGGCGGAGGCGGTTGATTTTGGAGACAAGGTATGCAGTTAACGTCAACTTCGGCTGAAGAATCTTCGGCGTTGATTATGATCGGAGATGCGAGGATCACGATAGCCATGAGGATTGTGGCCGCAAGATCCGTCGATCGGCGAGTTTTAGGCGACATGTTGTAACAATGTTTTGGGCTTAGACTTGTGTATATAAAAAGATGATCAAACTTATGGAATGTATATTAGTGAAGTTATTTGTGGAAGATTATTACAGAGAGATCCATCacaataaatgaaataatttcGTAATAACATCGGAGATATGGAAATCTTAAATGACAGCAGATTTGTCCAAAATTAGATACATGTAATAAACACGTTAAATTTAAGTATGAAATGACAATATTCCTTGTATACTCTAATTTTCATTTGGGCTTTATTGGGCCAAATAATATGGGCTTACAATTAAAAATTCGACTGAACGGAtgtgaataatttttttttgaaagaaccGACTATCTTTATTCTTACCAGACCACAAAGACAAGTCGTTGTTTGActtgttgactttttttttaatccacaagtttttttttttttgttgcgtcagattttttgtttgttttccagTGACGTCTTTGATCTCCCTCCCGCCGACGACACAAGCACGCCGTCTGGTTTACCTGTAAGTCttctattctcttcttttcctttcgCGTGCTTCCTCTTTGATAGGTTACATTCTTTAATCGATCATGGCATCGTTCTTGGCCTCTGATTCGATTACGCTCgggtgattttttttttttcccccgATTATTGATCTCGCCGGAGGTTGCGGAAGGGAGAAATTGGGTTTCAAATTTTCGAAATTTTCAAGTAATGTAATCTGGGTTCGTGTTTATTGTGCAGATAAGTGTTTTTGTGTGGTGTCTGTGTCTCACTGTGTCGAtagattaaaataatttctctTCGGCCATGTCGTGGTCGAAAGCTTGTAGAGGAACTCGAATTTCTTCATATTTAGAGAACCTTCATCGAACATCTCAGTATCCAAGGTAATTGAATTTTATGCATGCGCATGAACTGTTTGTTAAAATTCCTCAAAGAGAAGTTCTATCAGTTTTATAGAATTAAGTTTGTGAGAAATGTTTATGTCGATGTAGGACTATTTTATGCTCTCGTTATTACACTCATGGAGCTTGTAAAAGCAATGAGCATTATCTCCGAAGCAAGAGAGTATTTTGGGGAAGCTCTTCTTCATGGAGCTTGAATTCTCACTCTGCTACTGCTAAATCGATGTTAGATAGTGCCCATCGCCAGTATTCTACTCACTCTCCATCGGAAACCAAATCACAGAAAATGCTCTATTACCTCACCGCTGTTGTCTTTGGTATGGTGGGGTTAACTTACGCTGCTGTGCCATTGTATAGAACATTCTGCCAAGCTACTGGATATGGAGGTACTGTTCAACGCAAAGAGGTATATatcgtttttgtttcttcctttctATTTTTATCCTCTTGAGTTTTCAAGTCTACTTAGTGGCTCTTCCTCAGtctttttgtttggctttatACTACAGACTGTTGAGGAGAAGATTGCTAGGCATTCAGAATCTGGTACCGTCACTGAAAGGTGtttatttctctgttcttaacaccattcttctttatatgtttcttaACACCATTCTTCTTTATATGTGTTTATAATGAACTTGCTAGCTTACTATATTCTCTACTATGATTGTCTGGTAAACAGGGAGATTGTGGTGCAGTTCAATGCTGATGTTGCAGATGGGATGCAGTGGAAGTTCACTCCAACACAAAGAGAGGTTTAGACTTTATATCTCAAGAAGAATGTTGAGACGAATTAGTGTGTTTTTAACTGATatgtctttttggttttggtactTTCTTATAGGTTAGAGTAAAGCCAGGAGAAAGTGCACTCGCATTTTACACTGctgaaaacaaaagttcagCTCCAATAACCGGAGTCTCGACATACAATGTCACTCCCATGAAGGTATATATATTAGCCTTGGTAGTGGATCCTATTAACTTCCCATAGAACATAGATTGGTCGATTCTCAAAATCTTATATTGGTTTCTTCAGGCAGGAGTTTATTTCAACAAGATACAATGTTTTTGCTTTGAGGAGCAGCGACTCCTTCCTGGAGAGCAGATTGACATGCCGGTAACTACTCTTTTGTTCTTGGCTATATTCTCCTCAGATAAAATCAAGAGTCCATTAAAACCTAtaatttcttggttttgcaGGTCTTCTTCTACATTGATCCTGAGTTTGAGACTGATCCAAGAATGGACGGAATCAACAACTTGATATTGTCTTACACTTTCTTCAAAGTGTCAGAGGAAAATACTACAGAGACGGTCAACAATAACAACTCTGTTCCAGTTCAagaaaccaattaaaaaaagtgtCCATGTTTTTTAAGAGCTACAAAATATCTTGTGACACAACCTTATGCAAGAACAGTCTCTCTTAGATTTAATAACCAATTTCCAAATTCGGAAACCAATGTTCAAAACCCACGgaacagaaaaaagaagaaaaatgttggTAAAATGAATTCACTATAAGCTCttctcttcgtttttttttcgttaagTTTATAAGGATATCGGTTTTTACTGTCTCTTTGGCTCtgattgaagaaaaatttaaatatcgTCTGTAGATATTTTATGGGATGCTTTGAGAATGGGCTTCGTTTTAATGGGCCTCCTCTGCAATCATTGTCCAGAGTCGAGAAAccacctcttcttctcttgttctttctcCAAATCGATTTGGTCCCAACTCTCTTCAAGCAAAGGAgagatatgaaaatgaaagctCTTACGGCGAACAAGTTTTTCcgattgaagaagagaagaatctagaagatgaagacaaCACTAGTGCACCAAACAGTTTTGCGCGTCTtgagaggaaacaaaaaactatTCAGAGTTCAGAGAGAGTCAACCCCCAAACGAGACTTAAACGATGAGCCcactataattttataatttatggGCCATCAGGCCCAAATGATCAGTAGTAGTTATTATTTGACTTTTGACATGGTGGATTTGGTTTAACCACCAAACCGAACGAGTAAAACACTATTGGATTGGGTGATGATATCCCggttttatttggttaaaatcacaaaatcctGATTTTGGTTCGCGGCTTGATTCTGCCGCTCTCTCGTCTTTAACCTAACTAAAGACGTAGAATGATTCTGGTTATTGAATTAGTTTGATACAGAGAGAGCGAGCTTCGGTTTTTCTTCTCCGATTTGGAACCAAAGCtcagattttggattttgttagaCGATTTccaaatgatgatgatcctcAAGCCTTTATCTTCTCACCACGTTTCCAATTTCCGTCTCTCTGTATCGTTTCTTCACAGCGTGGCACTATCGGATGCGAAGGTTCctgtagaagaagaaggcgaTGACGCAGAAACTGTTTTCCGGATGATAAATGGATCAAATCTGCAAGTGGAATTGAAGGAATCGTTGAGCTCTAGTGGAATCCACTTGTCCAAGGACTTAATCGATAGGGTTTTGAAAAGGGTAAGGTTTAGTCATGGGAACCCAATTCAAACCCTAGAGTTTTACAGGTACGCTAGTGCTATAAGAGGGTTTTATCATTCTTCGTTTTCTCTAGATACAATGCTTTATATTCTCGGTAGAAATCGAAAGTTCGATCAAATTTGGGAGCTTTTGATTGAGACTAAGCGTAAGGATCGATCTTTGATATCTCCAAGGACGATGCAAGTTGTGTTAGGTAGAGTTGCTAAGTTGTGTTCCGTTAGACAAACTGTTGAATCTTTCTGGAAGTTTAAGAGATTGGTTCCTGATTTCTTTGACACGGCTTGTTTCAATGCTCTCTTGAGAACTCTTTGCCAAGAGAAGAGTATGACTGATGCTAGGAATGTGTATCATAGCTTGAAGCATCAGTTTCAGCCTGATTTGCAGACTTTTAATATACTTTTATCGGGTTGGAAATCATCGGAAGAAGCGGAAGCTTTCTTCGAGGAAATGAAGGGAAAGGGGCTAAAACCTGATGTGGTTACGTATAACTCTTTGATTGATGTGTATTGCAAGGatagagagattgagaaagctTATAAGTTGATAGATAAGATGcgagaggaggaggaaactCCCGATGTTATAACTTATACAACTGTTATAGGTGGGTTGGGGTTAATCGGTCAGCCTGATAAAGCTAGAGAAGTTTTAAAGGAAATGAAGGAGTATGGGTGTTATCCTGATGTTGCGGCTTATAATGCTGCTATTAGGAATTTTTGCATAGCGAGGAGGCTCGGGGATGCGGATAAGTTGGTGGATGAGATGGTGAAGAAGGGTTTGTCTCCGAATGCGACTACTTATAATCTGTTTTTCCGTGTTTTATCGTTGGCAAATGATTTGGGACGGTCTTGGGAGCTGTATGTGAGAATGTTGGGGAATGAGTGTTTGCCGAATACACAATCCTGTATGTTCTTGATTAAGATGTTTAAGAGACACGAGAAAGTGGATATGGCGATGCGGTTGTGGGAAGATATGGTGGTAAAAGGTTTTGGTTCATATAGTTTGGTTTCAGATGTGCTTTTGGATTTGCTTTGTGATTTGGCTAAAGTCgaagaagctgagaaatgTTTGCTTGAGATGGTTGAGAAAGGTCATAGACCGAGTAATGTCTCGTTTAAAAGGATCAAGTTGTTGATGGAGCTAGCAAATAAGCACGATGAGGTTAATAACTTGATACAAAAGATGGCTATTTTCAGTACAGAGATTCCGCGTTAACAACCAAGACACATTCTTACATTCTTTCAGCATTTTTCAACAGCCAGTCGAGTCCTTCATGTAAACCATCACCAGAGAATGCACATGAGCTCTGGACATGCCTAGCAAGCAAGAATCAAAAAACAGATCATCAGAAGAATCGATCATAATCGCAAAATTAGAGTCTTGAAAggtttttcttatcttcttacCAGTTTCTCTGCCAGTTTTTTTGACGAAGAGAAGTGAGATCAAGCTTGTTACTGATCTCAGAAGCAGACATAGCACCAGGAACTTCATGCTTGTTTCCAAATACAAGAACAGCCACATTGTCCGGTACACTCCCTTGTATCTGTTATACACGGCATCAAACATTAGATTATTTGACTTGCTCAATGTTTAGAGAAGTCAGGTTTGTTTGTTACCTCATCAATCACCGCATTAAGAAAATCTTTCGCATCTTCTATTCGATCTCTGTCTGTGCTATCGACTACAAGCACAAGCCCCGCTATTTCTTGGAAGTCATGTTTCGTCATTGGAAACCactgaaatgtttttttgaatCACCCATAATCAGATATGATCTTActgtttataaaaattaacaacttTCTCCTACCTTGTAACATTGTTGGCCGCCCATTTCCCAAAAGCGTAAGTTTGAATCCTTGTATTTTACACTTTCCACATCCGTTCCTAGAAACAGTGATTCAGGAATTCATAGAGAAGACTAGATTCAAtatcagaaagaaaagaagtgaTAATGAGATTTACCAATAGTAGGCATGGTTGTGGTAAGGGTTTCTCCGGTTTTGAGTTTGTGCATTATTGATGATTTTCCGGCAGCGTCGAGACCGAACAACACTATCCTCGATTCTTCTTGGTGGAAAAAACCGGCAAATGGCTTTCCCAGAGCTGTCCCCATTTTTTTCTGGTTCTTGCAACGAAGTTGACTTTGTTTGTTTCGCTTTGGAAAATCTGAATCACAAGGAGAGTCCTTGAGAGAGTTTTTCAAAGTCAAGTGGTGGTTAAAGCTTAAGAGTTAAGAGTTGTCTAGTCTGTTTCAAGATCCGaggaatcaaaataaaaagttaacCAGTTGACTTTTGAATTATTAGTTGTCCgattcatatttgtttatgcAACTAGTTGCGTATTTGTTATAATCTTTATATTTGACTAGATAACAAATCTGGTCAGCAAAAAAGGTTCATATAGTTTGGTTTCAGATGTGCTTTTGGATTTGCTTTGTGACTTGGCTAAAGTCgaagaagctgagaaatgTTTGCTTGAGATGGTTAAGAAAGGTCATAGACCGAGTAATTTCTCGCTTAAAAGGATCAAGTTGTTGTTGGAGCTAGCGAATAAGCACGATGAGGTTAATAACTTGTTACAGAAGATGGCTATTTTCGGTACAGAGATTCCGCGTTAAAAATCAGGACTCGTTCTTACATTCTTTCAGCATTTTTCAACAGCCAGTCGAGTCCTTCATGTAAACCATCACCAGAGAATGCACATGAGCTCTGGACATGCCTAGCAAGCGAAAGTCAAAAGTCAGATCATCAGAAGAATCAATCCTATTCGCAAAGTTATAGTCTTGTAaggttttcttattttcttaccaGTTTCTCTGCCAGTTTTTTTTACGAAGACTAGTGAGATCTAGCTTGTTACTGATCTCAGAAGCAGACATAGCACCAGGAACTTCATGCTTGTTTCCATATACAAGAACAGGCGCATTGTCCGGTACACTCCCTTGTATCTATAATACAGAACATCAAACATTAGAT
This sequence is a window from Arabidopsis thaliana chromosome 1 sequence. Protein-coding genes within it:
- a CDS encoding proline-rich family protein (proline-rich family protein; BEST Arabidopsis thaliana protein match is: proline-rich family protein (TAIR:AT1G70990.1); Has 45319 Blast hits to 18313 proteins in 1048 species: Archae - 86; Bacteria - 6513; Metazoa - 15272; Fungi - 3775; Plants - 11142; Viruses - 2024; Other Eukaryotes - 6507 (source: NCBI BLink).), whose product is MSPKTRRSTDLAATILMAIVILASPIIINAEDSSAEVDVNCIPCLQNQPPPPPSPPPPSCTPSPPPPSPPPPKKSSCPPSPLPPPPPPPPPNYVFTYPPGDLYPIENYYGAAVAVESFSVMKLFVFGVMVFLIL
- a CDS encoding Pentatricopeptide repeat (PPR) superfamily protein (Pentatricopeptide repeat (PPR) superfamily protein; FUNCTIONS IN: molecular_function unknown; INVOLVED IN: biological_process unknown; LOCATED IN: endomembrane system; EXPRESSED IN: 14 plant structures; EXPRESSED DURING: 7 growth stages; CONTAINS InterPro DOMAIN/s: Pentatricopeptide repeat (InterPro:IPR002885); BEST Arabidopsis thaliana protein match is: Tetratricopeptide repeat (TPR)-like superfamily protein (TAIR:AT3G61360.1); Has 33079 Blast hits to 11325 proteins in 263 species: Archae - 4; Bacteria - 36; Metazoa - 353; Fungi - 350; Plants - 31222; Viruses - 0; Other Eukaryotes - 1114 (source: NCBI BLink).), translated to MMMILKPLSSHHVSNFRLSVSFLHSVALSDAKVPVEEEGDDAETVFRMINGSNLQVELKESLSSSGIHLSKDLIDRVLKRVRFSHGNPIQTLEFYRYASAIRGFYHSSFSLDTMLYILGRNRKFDQIWELLIETKRKDRSLISPRTMQVVLGRVAKLCSVRQTVESFWKFKRLVPDFFDTACFNALLRTLCQEKSMTDARNVYHSLKHQFQPDLQTFNILLSGWKSSEEAEAFFEEMKGKGLKPDVVTYNSLIDVYCKDREIEKAYKLIDKMREEEETPDVITYTTVIGGLGLIGQPDKAREVLKEMKEYGCYPDVAAYNAAIRNFCIARRLGDADKLVDEMVKKGLSPNATTYNLFFRVLSLANDLGRSWELYVRMLGNECLPNTQSCMFLIKMFKRHEKVDMAMRLWEDMVVKGFGSYSLVSDVLLDLLCDLAKVEEAEKCLLEMVEKGHRPSNVSFKRIKLLMELANKHDEVNNLIQKMAIFSTEIPR
- the ARFD1B gene encoding ADP-ribosylation factor D1B (ADP-ribosylation factor D1B (ARFD1B); FUNCTIONS IN: GTP binding; INVOLVED IN: N-terminal protein myristoylation; LOCATED IN: intracellular; CONTAINS InterPro DOMAIN/s: ADP-ribosylation factor (InterPro:IPR006688), Small GTPase SAR1-type (InterPro:IPR006687), ARF/SAR superfamily (InterPro:IPR006689); BEST Arabidopsis thaliana protein match is: ADP-ribosylation factor D1A (TAIR:AT1G02440.1); Has 8851 Blast hits to 8846 proteins in 396 species: Archae - 6; Bacteria - 6; Metazoa - 3723; Fungi - 1395; Plants - 1867; Viruses - 3; Other Eukaryotes - 1851 (source: NCBI BLink).) — its product is MGTALGKPFAGFFHQEESRIVLFGLDAAGKSSIMHKLKTGETLTTTMPTIGTDVESVKYKDSNLRFWEMGGQQCYKWFPMTKHDFQEIAGLVLVVDSTDRDRIEDAKDFLNAVIDEIQGSVPDNVAVLVFGNKHEVPGAMSASEISNKLDLTSLRQKNWQRNWHVQSSCAFSGDGLHEGLDWLLKNAERM
- the ARFD1B gene encoding ADP-ribosylation factor D1B gives rise to the protein MGTALGKPFAGFFHQEESRIVLFGLDAAGKSSIMHKLKTGETLTTTMPTIGTDVESVKYKDSNLRFWEMGGQQCYKWFPMTKHDFQEIAGLVLVVDSTDRDRIEDAKDFLNAVIDEIQGSVPDNVAVLVFGNKHEVPGAMSASEISNKLDLTSLRQKNWQRNW
- a CDS encoding cytochrome c oxidase assembly protein CtaG / Cox11 family; protein product: MSWSKACRGTRISSYLENLHRTSQYPRTILCSRYYTHGACKSNEHYLRSKRVFWGSSSSWSLNSHSATAKSMLDSAHRQYSTHSPSETKSQKMLYYLTAVVFGMVGLTYAAVPLYRTFCQATGYGGTVQRKETVEEKIARHSESGTVTEREIVVQFNADVADGMQWKFTPTQREVRVKPGESALAFYTAENKSSAPITGVSTYNVTPMKAGVYFNKIQCFCFEEQRLLPGEQIDMPVFFYIDPEFETDPRMDGINNLILSYTFFKVSEENTTETVNNNNSVPVQETN